In Pygocentrus nattereri isolate fPygNat1 chromosome 30, fPygNat1.pri, whole genome shotgun sequence, the following proteins share a genomic window:
- the atf4a gene encoding cyclic AMP-dependent transcription factor ATF-4 isoform X1, which yields MSLSSQMCVEDVGALLLGPSTLMADPFGPLLDEDEERALSEGSSSPLSFSSYSESYTSSPFSPLTAPASLGCKVGSDLLPLSWLSAGEQINAHVGADQREGDAFSGMDWMTEKIDLSDFDLDSLIGSCDLDEPPSSPEELLASLESQMDLDLAPLPFPSSSTSDPEELSLPSLPLDLPVTEPLADPEPLADPEPLADPEPLADPEPLADTEVRSEPVSVEIKSEPLSPAFTLELGSEVDISELEKAVSKASSDHQTPSIVLSLSPAHIVVVLAPKEEVNVVSSSCSDQSDSGIESVSGSPPHDPSPAPSPKPAGASRTKPYSKPDPDAGLTVAGKVKTVSGAPKSTDKKLKKMEQNKTAATRYRQKKRVEQESLNTECADLERRNRELTEKADSISREIQYLKDLIEEVRSAKNRKSKAKADSP from the exons ATGTCTCTGAGCTCACAGATGTGCGTGGAGGACGTGGGGGCCCTGCTCTTGGGGCCCTCGACACTGATGGCTGACCCCTTCGGGCCCCTTCTGGACGAAGATGAAGAGAGAGCTCTTTCCGAGGGGTCGTCTTCgcccctctccttctcttcatACTCTGAATCTTACACCTCCTCCCCGTTCTCCCCCCTTACAGCCCCTGCTTCTTTAGGATGTAAAGTTGGGTCTGACCTGCTGCCGCTCTCCTGGCTGTCTGCTGGCGAGCAGATTAATGCTCACGTTGGGGCAGATCAGAGAGAAG GGGATGCGTTTTCTGGCATGGACTGGATGACGGAGAAGATTGATCTTAGCGACTTCGACCTGGACTCACTCATTGGGTCCTGTGATTTAGATGAGCCCCCTAGCTCACCAGAAGAGCTGCTTGCTTCCCTGGAGTCCCAAATGGATCTGGACCTGGCTCCACTTCCGTTCCCCTCGTCATCCACATCTGACCCGGAAGAGCTTAGCTTGCCTTCTCTTCCCCTCGACCTCCCTGTTACAGAGCCACTGGCAGACCCAGAGCCACTGGCAGACCCAGAGCCACTGGCAGACCCAGAGCCACTGGCAGACCCAGAGCCACTGGCAGACACAGAGGTCCGTTCGGAGCCCGTTTCTGTTGAGATCAAATCTGAGCCGCTCTCCCCTGCCTTCACTCTGGAGCTGGGCAGTGAGGTGGACATCTCAGAGCTGGAGAAGGCTGTGTCCAAGGCCAGCAGCGACCATCAGACCCCCAGCATTGTTTTGTCCCTTTCCCCCGCCCACATTGTGGTGGTTCTTGCTCCCAAAGAAGAAGTGAATGTTGTGTCCAGCTCCTGTTCAGATCAGTCTGACAGTGGCATTGAATCAGTCTCTGGTTCCCCACCCCATGACCCAAGTCCCGCTCCATCTCCCAAGCCTGCGGGTGCCTCTAGAACCAAGCCGTACTCCAAACCAGACCCAGATGCAGGCCTGACTGTCGCTGGTAAAGTGAAGACCGTCTCTGGTGCGCCAAAAAGCACCGATAAGAAGCTGAAGAAGATGGAGCAGAATAAGACGGCAGCTACCCGCTACCGGCAGAAGAAACGGGTAGAGCAGGAGTCCCTGAACACAGAGTGTGCTGACCTGGAGAGGAGGAACCGTGAGTTGACGGAGAAGGCTGACTCGATAAGCCGAGAGATCCAGTATCTGAAAGATCTCATTGAGGAAGTCCGTTCTGCCAAGAACCGCAAGAGCAAGGCCAAGGCTGACTCTCCCTGA
- the atf4a gene encoding cyclic AMP-dependent transcription factor ATF-4 isoform X2, with product MSLSSQMCVEDVGALLLGPSTLMADPFGPLLDEDEERALSEGSSSPLSFSSYSESYTSSPFSPLTAPASLGCKVGSDLLPLSWLSAGEQINAHVGADQREGDAFSGMDWMTEKIDLSDFDLDSLIGSCDLDEPPSSPEELLASLESQMDLDLAPLPFPSSSTSDPEELSLPSLPLDLPVTEPLADPEPLADPEPLADPEVRSEPVSVEIKSEPLSPAFTLELGSEVDISELEKAVSKASSDHQTPSIVLSLSPAHIVVVLAPKEEVNVVSSSCSDQSDSGIESVSGSPPHDPSPAPSPKPAGASRTKPYSKPDPDAGLTVAGKVKTVSGAPKSTDKKLKKMEQNKTAATRYRQKKRVEQESLNTECADLERRNRELTEKADSISREIQYLKDLIEEVRSAKNRKSKAKADSP from the exons ATGTCTCTGAGCTCACAGATGTGCGTGGAGGACGTGGGGGCCCTGCTCTTGGGGCCCTCGACACTGATGGCTGACCCCTTCGGGCCCCTTCTGGACGAAGATGAAGAGAGAGCTCTTTCCGAGGGGTCGTCTTCgcccctctccttctcttcatACTCTGAATCTTACACCTCCTCCCCGTTCTCCCCCCTTACAGCCCCTGCTTCTTTAGGATGTAAAGTTGGGTCTGACCTGCTGCCGCTCTCCTGGCTGTCTGCTGGCGAGCAGATTAATGCTCACGTTGGGGCAGATCAGAGAGAAG GGGATGCGTTTTCTGGCATGGACTGGATGACGGAGAAGATTGATCTTAGCGACTTCGACCTGGACTCACTCATTGGGTCCTGTGATTTAGATGAGCCCCCTAGCTCACCAGAAGAGCTGCTTGCTTCCCTGGAGTCCCAAATGGATCTGGACCTGGCTCCACTTCCGTTCCCCTCGTCATCCACATCTGACCCGGAAGAGCTTAGCTTGCCTTCTCTTCCCCTCGACCTCCCTGTTACAGAGCCACTGGCAGACCCAGAGCCACTGGCAGACCCAGAGCCACTGGCAGACC CAGAGGTCCGTTCGGAGCCCGTTTCTGTTGAGATCAAATCTGAGCCGCTCTCCCCTGCCTTCACTCTGGAGCTGGGCAGTGAGGTGGACATCTCAGAGCTGGAGAAGGCTGTGTCCAAGGCCAGCAGCGACCATCAGACCCCCAGCATTGTTTTGTCCCTTTCCCCCGCCCACATTGTGGTGGTTCTTGCTCCCAAAGAAGAAGTGAATGTTGTGTCCAGCTCCTGTTCAGATCAGTCTGACAGTGGCATTGAATCAGTCTCTGGTTCCCCACCCCATGACCCAAGTCCCGCTCCATCTCCCAAGCCTGCGGGTGCCTCTAGAACCAAGCCGTACTCCAAACCAGACCCAGATGCAGGCCTGACTGTCGCTGGTAAAGTGAAGACCGTCTCTGGTGCGCCAAAAAGCACCGATAAGAAGCTGAAGAAGATGGAGCAGAATAAGACGGCAGCTACCCGCTACCGGCAGAAGAAACGGGTAGAGCAGGAGTCCCTGAACACAGAGTGTGCTGACCTGGAGAGGAGGAACCGTGAGTTGACGGAGAAGGCTGACTCGATAAGCCGAGAGATCCAGTATCTGAAAGATCTCATTGAGGAAGTCCGTTCTGCCAAGAACCGCAAGAGCAAGGCCAAGGCTGACTCTCCCTGA
- the LOC119262918 gene encoding apolipoprotein L3-like gives MVRSVSLPESDQLSGRGERLIAMKKNAMDKEQHLTLQSITDAPNPSGLMMDRKTVTNTYTSALLPRPEGQLLQFNPPEKNNLYPSLMEFMQRWGHGGDQYTSALQLHSQGQLLPASSPETERLYPTLVLQTQTTSTQKVNYDMRRRHTVGSFRKEVKSVHRALLQYDILMETHRDTLQGLITELLEVADNLDQVFKSVKIAGITGGTAGAAGVAAAVGGVLLSPMTMGASLAVAAVGVGVAAAGGVTGASAAITNRVYNNMDRKTVEKILNDYTNQMKPIESCVQVINTGMEHLRSHDLSGFHGMDSEVVKVAKVVQVAGGSAGAISAIGRSSGLIQGFALGMDMYFTKNNTQKLKKGSETKFAKQIREVAQQMQNSLDELMRVKAVLASTDI, from the exons ATGGTGCGTTCCGTCTCTCTGCCTGAAAGTGATCAACTGAGTGGAAGAGGGGAGCGCCTTATTGCCATG AAGAAGAATGCAATGGACAAAGAGCAGCACCTGACACTTCAGAGCATCACTGACGCTCCAAACCCAAGTGGCCTCATGATGGACAGGAAAACAGTTACGAACACA taCACTTCTGCCCTGCTGCCTCGTCCTGAGGGTCAACTACTACAATTCAaccctcctgaaaagaataacCTGTATCCCAGCCTGATGGAGTTCATGCAAAGA TGGGGTCATGGAGGAGATCAGTACACATCTGCCCTGCAACTTCATTCTCAGGGTCAGCTACTGCCAGCCTCCTCTCCTGAAACGGAACGCTTGTATCCCACCCTGGTGCTGCAGACAcaaacaaccagcacacagaAA GTCAACTATGACATGAGACGACGGCACACAGTGGGAT CTTTTAGAAAGGAGGTTAAGAGTGTCCATAGAGCTCTTCTTCAGTATGATATCCTAATGGAAACACATAGAGATACTCTTCAAGGTCTCATAACTGAGCTGCTGGAGGTGGCTGATAACCTGGACCAGGTGTTTAAAAGTGTGAAGATAGCAGGCATTACTGGGGGTACAGCAGGTGCAGCCGGAGTGGCGGCCGCAGTGGGAGGGGTACTACTTTCTCCAATGACTATGGGTGCTTCATTAGCAGTGGCTGCAGTTGGGGTTGGTGTAGCAGCTGCTGGAGGGGTCACGGGAGCTTCAGCCGCCATCACCAATAGGGTCTACAATAACATGGACAGAAAGACGGTAGAGAAAATCCTTAATGACTACACAAACCAGATGAAGCCTATTGAGAGCTGTGTGCAGGTTATCAACACAGGTATGGAGCACCTGAGGAGTCATGACCTTTCCGGGTTTCATGGGATGGACAGTGAGGTGGTGAAGGTGGCGAAAGTGGTCCAGGTGGCTGGAGGCAGTGCTGGAGCGATCAGTGCCATTGGCAGGTCCTCAGGTCTCATCCAAGGCTTTGCGCTGGGCATGGACATGTATTTCACCAAAAACAACACCCAGAAGCTGAAGAAAGGTTCAGAAACTAAATTTGCCAAGCAAATCCGTGAGGTGGCCCAGCAGATGCAAAACAGCCTTGACGAGCTAatgagggttaaggcagtgctggCATCAACCGACATatag
- the LOC108424700 gene encoding apolipoprotein L6-like, producing the protein MANPKHLTNPLKIPSIAKVGQPLPGMVPSISLPEIDQPHERGERLIGMRKKVKNPTLRSIIEAPNPSVMEEEKIDRERFLATQRSWDGDTRPHTPVLPNRLPDCKRDVWTWRTLKGGKEDKEDDEDLMEWWRSVQPWGAPPSDHQLSQETARKAYTEKAQRVKKALLLYDYLLSDRGNALYDLITALIDVAKNLDKVYKRAKIAGITGGTAGAAGVAAAVGGVLLAPLTMGASLAVAAVGVGVATAGGITGASAAITNKVHNNMDRKRVEKIFSDYTTKMEDIESCVQFISTGMEHLLRHKLQGVERELEKVPGVDPVVWVNAGTISAINKSSGLIQGFALGIDMYFTKDDTQKLKKGSETKFAKQIREVAHQMETTLNELMKVKDKLASAKKKNII; encoded by the exons ATGGCAAAT CCCAAACATCTGACCAATCCCCTTAAAATACCCTCGATTGCCAAAGTAGGACAACCATTGCCAGGTATGGTGCCTTCCATCTCTCTGCCTGAAATAGATCAACCACATGAAAGAGGGGAACGCCTTATTGGGATG AGGAAGAAGGTGAAGAACCCGACACTTCGGAGCATCATTGAAGCTCCAAACCCAAGTGTCATGGAGGAGGAGaaaatagatagagagaga TTCCTTGCAACTCAAAGGTCTTGGGATGGAGATACGAGGCCGCATACACCTGTATTGCCTAATAGACTGCCTGATTGCAAGAGAGATGTTTGGACTTGGAGGACCTTAAAGGGGGGCAAGGAAGACAAAGAG GATGATGAAGACCTAATGGAATGGTGGCGCTCAGTTCAAC CATGGGGAGCACCTCCTAGTGATCACCAGCTTTCACAGGAAACAGCACGAAA agCGTACACAGAGAAAGCTCAACGTGTGAAAAAAGCACTTCTCCTTTATGATTATCTCCTTTCTGATCGTGGAAATGCTCTTTATGACCTCATAACTGCACTGATAGACGTGGCCAAAAACCTGGACAAAGTTTATAAAAGGGCAAAGATAGCGGGCATTACTGGGGGTACGGCAGGGGCAGCCGGTGTTGCGGCCGCAGTGGGAGGGGTACTACTTGCCCCCCTGACAATGGGTGCTTCATTAGCAGTGGCCGCAGTTGGGGTTGGTGTAGCGACTGCTGGAGGAATCACAGGAGCTTCTGCTGCCATCACCAATAAGGTTCACAACAACATGGACAGAAAGAGGGTGGAGAAAATCTTCAGTGACTATACAACCAAGATGGAGGATATTGAGAGTTGTGTGCAGTTTATCAGCACAGGCATGGAACACCTGTTGCGTCATAAGTTGCAAGGGGTGGAACGGGAACTGGAGAAGGTGCCTGGAGTGGACCCAGTGGTTTGGGTGAACGCTGGAACAATCAGTGCAATCAACAAGTCCTCAGGGCTCATCCAAGGCTTTGCCCTGGGCATTGATATGTACTTCACCAAAGACGACACCCAGAAGCTGAAGAAAGGTTCAGAAACTAAATTTGCCAAGCAAATCCGTGAGGTGGCTCATCAGATGGAAACCACCCTTAATGAGCTAATGAAGGTTAAGGATAAGCTGGCATcggcaaaaaaaaagaacatcataTGA